The Caldilineales bacterium genomic sequence GCGCCGGCAGGTATTCGTTGAGGAAGATGCCTTGCGGTGGCGGCGGCGGGGTGGGGGTGGCGGTGGGCGGGGCCGGGTTGAGTTGGCCAGGGCTTTGGGGCAGGTCGGTGCGCCAGCCGCCGACGCCATCCGGGTAGCGCGACCAGGGGATGCCGCTGCCAGGGTTGGTGGCATAGCTGTGGCTGTCGCGCAGGTCGCCATCGGGCGCGAACAGGCGGGCCGTGTCGCCGTCGTTGTTGAGGCCGAAGCTGCGTTGGACGAGAAAGACGCCGTTGGCGGCGATGACCGCACCGGCGGGCAGGGTGTAGGGGCTGCTCCCGCCCTCGCTGTCGTCGATCTGCCAGCCGCTGAGATCGACGGCGAAGCCGTTGCTGTTGAATAGCTCGACGTACTCCTCGCTTCCAACCGGCGGCGCCGGCAGGTATTCGTTCAGGTAGACGCCGTCAGGGATGGCTGTGGCGGTTGGTGTCGCGGTGGCGGTGGGGGTGCCGGTGGGGCTTGGGCTGGGGGTAGGGGTAGGCGTCCCGGTAGGCGTCGCTGTCGGGGTGTCGGTGGGGCTGGGGCCGATGGTGGCAGTGGGTGTTACGGTGGGGGTGGGTGTTTCGGATGGGGTTGGGGTGCTGGTTGGCGTGGGGGTGCTGGTGGGGAGGAGGTTGGGGCCGCCGGGGCTGGGGGGAAGGTCAGTGCGCCAATCGCCGACGCCATCGGGGTAGCGTGATGTGGAGATATCCTTACCGGGATCGCTAGAATAAGCGAGACTATTCGCCACTGAGCCATCGGGCCAGAGTAGGCGTGCAGTGTCACCAGGATCGTTCAGGGCAAAGCTGCGAATCTTGACGATGTACTCGCCAGGGGCAATGACCGTATTGGGATCGAACGTGAACCCACCGCCCGCGACAGAATCATCGAGCTTCCAGCCGCCAATATCGACGCTGGCCGCGCCCTTGTTGTAGATCTCGATGTACTCGTCGCTGGTGGACACGCTGCCATCGCCGTTCCAGTCACTATCTGGATGCACCATAACCTCGTTGAGGACGACATCTTCGCTGAAGGGCGTAGCAGTAGGGGTAGGGCTTGGGGTGAGGGTTGACGTCAGCGTTGGTGTGTCGCTGGGGCCAGTCGTGGCGGTGGGGGTGGCAGTTGCACCGGGCGGGGTCGGCGTCGCCGTCGGCAGGGTGGTGGGTGTGGGGGTGTCGGTGCTTGGGGGTGGGGCGGAGGTGGCCGTGGGGGTGTCGGTGGGGGCCGCGTTTGCGCAGTCGGCCGCGTGAGCGCCCAGGCCATCGAAGCTGTCCTGGGCGTAGCCATCCCATTCGGCCGCCGGATCGAACGGGTCACTGCCGTTGGCATCGCCGTTGCTCACGGCTGCTTTTCGTCGCAGGGTGTTGTCGGCGGTGCTTGTCAGCCCCGATCCCCATTCCGTCCCCGGATCAACGCCAATTTGGCCGATCACATCGACAACAGAAGCTCCGTGTTTCAGCACGATGGCGTCGTCACCGTTGAACCAGCTGGCTGAGCTCGTTTGGTCAGCCTGAGCAAGAATGGCCGCGGAAGCGCTACTCTGAGCGACTACATACACATCCTTGTCGGCAGTGACGCCCGTCAGTCCGATGGTCAGGCCGGCGGAGGAGTTGCCATTGAAGTACATCTCGATCGCGTAACCCTCTGCCGCCAAATCGATACTGCTCCCCGTCCCGTTGAAAATCTCGACCGCCTTGTTGTTGCTCGACCCCTCGACATACTCCGAAAAGAACAGCCCGCCACAACTGGCTGGCGCGGCCCATTTGGCAGGCGGTTGGCCCCCCAAGAGGCCGACCATACCGGTCAAGACCACTCCTATCAACATGAGTCGCTTCACCCGAACACCTCCGCGGGGGGCAGAGTCGAACGGAACCGGTGGCTAAGCGATGAGCGAACGGATTGTATCAGGCCGAGAGGCGTCGTTCCCGTGGGTTGTCTGTTGCTTGAACCCAACTAATGCGCCAATTGTGCGATCATAGCACTACGATTGGATGCCGTCAAGATCGAGGATGCGGCCGTGCGGCCTGCGGCTGAACACAACCGCTGATTGACAGCCCCCCTGTGCGATGATAGGATGAAGTCATCGACCCGGCGCCCAAGGGAGGGGATGAAGAAGCTGACACTTCGCCCCAACACACCTCACCTCAAGTATGGTCAGTTCCGCTATAGCCAGCAATCTTAATCCTTGCCGCAGCCATCCAACTCCTAACCATGCCCACCCTCCCCCGCAACACCCTCTTCTACGGCGACAACCTGCCCATCTTGCGCGAGTGGATCGAGGCGGAAAGCGTCGATCTGGTCTATCTCAGCCTTCACCCGCCGAAGAGTGACGCCAGCAACTCGTCCCGTTCCATCCCCAGG encodes the following:
- a CDS encoding lamin tail domain-containing protein, which codes for MTGMVGLLGGQPPAKWAAPASCGGLFFSEYVEGSSNNKAVEIFNGTGSSIDLAAEGYAIEMYFNGNSSAGLTIGLTGVTADKDVYVVAQSSASAAILAQADQTSSASWFNGDDAIVLKHGASVVDVIGQIGVDPGTEWGSGLTSTADNTLRRKAAVSNGDANGSDPFDPAAEWDGYAQDSFDGLGAHAADCANAAPTDTPTATSAPPPSTDTPTPTTLPTATPTPPGATATPTATTGPSDTPTLTSTLTPSPTPTATPFSEDVVLNEVMVHPDSDWNGDGSVSTSDEYIEIYNKGAASVDIGGWKLDDSVAGGGFTFDPNTVIAPGEYIVKIRSFALNDPGDTARLLWPDGSVANSLAYSSDPGKDISTSRYPDGVGDWRTDLPPSPGGPNLLPTSTPTPTSTPTPSETPTPTVTPTATIGPSPTDTPTATPTGTPTPTPSPSPTGTPTATATPTATAIPDGVYLNEYLPAPPVGSEEYVELFNSNGFAVDLSGWQIDDSEGGSSPYTLPAGAVIAANGVFLVQRSFGLNNDGDTARLFAPDGDLRDSHSYATNPGSGIPWSRYPDGVGGWRTDLPQSPGQLNPAPPTATPTPPPPPQGIFLNEYLPA